The Mercenaria mercenaria strain notata chromosome 8, MADL_Memer_1, whole genome shotgun sequence genome has a segment encoding these proteins:
- the LOC123566665 gene encoding uncharacterized protein LOC123566665, with product MTLVTNFSKRKTPLANGDRIYDLYRLHLFRDMADSSQPDGDMFSGCVTMIQSILTDGSEQSTKKQEMIGEALKDCVLKVKSLTPAQGKALLDLLLTMIKSGKIKMLQAANKTLETKEYTKTLVWQNLIAEAKQFLVVIGTMKGSQMEEDKRGNNEFDGVLTQLKSIINTLLELFRKGKILKEVLKVQVTLIFDCLESTDPIKTELAKAASNVTYLILSAKDKEIADLILDKIDKMLKQPDVKWDVDKTVTVQYLLDAVITSYNESGKNVTDSQNGKFLSIFATCCEGENISDKLVDPEGENKWTVFYLVYTSAGINYISIHSQSKTLVRCLPFIKHILKWARIAMEEEHDGIKSASFGCLHIVGVSLSPEIAVITPEVVDLFLSIDKPSELINLMHGLYVFNQEPVHNKLQLIIDNMDDMSHSERVSLCVLLGEVAGKRPQVFTEDQVGKLIVFAIEDSQSQPMYFHIFNQIATPCPKTMHKQFSKLQDDAAYNSSIFVFRMMIIARIACYDKTLTSEAAEFALKHIKLTDVTTTQQILSQVFLLARNDREGMLNYRDRFESLEERASDKPELKDYFKNIVNAIDGKSVEGVFEEMQQIQDDIFDLDKKVGATMNTVVSLGEHVIEQGKDIDKVRSDADNLEERVDVVEEDLGETKVKVEEIDNKTMTNAPRWSRDLTKLLNPKTENDWRLLAKRLGYSNDDIRAWAQQNDPCMALLSEWYATHKTSEANFGILTHLQEMNRLDGAVIVENAMKATEDVVEDEEFEYPSPPPIFLSYQWGVQNEVKLLKQHLNMAGYECWMDIGQMGGGDKLFNKIDSGIRAAKVIICCTTEKYAQSPNCNREVNLSVNLGKPIIPLLMEKMAWPPKGSMGPIFSEYLFIRFHQRNGEETDDQRYWPIAKFQELLMQMNFYAVPDPKLIKPVYSNWWNPIVEDIKIDKNQNASGTKNTTSNKADTNEPNTDVSPLIFLSYQWGRQPQVKALYERLVSLGYTVWMDIFQMGGGDSLYDKIDRGMRGCKVVVSCVTPKYALSANCRREVSLADALKRPIIPLLLEQMTWPPDGPMSMIFTELLYINVYRDADIQTKWNGPKVEELIGKLKIYIPDKMDEGPKQPKENGTGKSNESGKPGSDRPKALSATAKAKENETSKPKSEANSTSNQSNKIAEDVKGHQSKEKEESKQSEKSGSGKPDALTGTEKAKEQETAKPKAEKSATQSENVESTKTDNKQKEEPKETETKKTSKSCVLL from the exons CAACCGGACGGTGATATGTTCAGTGGCTGTGTGACGATGATTCAAAGCATACTAACGGACGGAAGTGAACAGAGTACTAAGAAACAAGAAATGATCGGGGAGGCGCTAAAAGACTGTGTTTTAAAAGTGAAGAGTTT GACCCCTGCACAAGGAAAGGCACTGCTAGATTTGCTTCTAACTATGATAAAATCAGGAAAGATAAAAATGCTACAAGCGGCGAACAAAACTTTAGAGACGAAGGAATACACAAAAACACTAGTCTGGCAG AATTTGATAGCAGAAGCGAAACAGTTCTTGGTTGTAATTGGAACAATGAAAGGAAGTCAGATGGAAGAAGATAAAAGAGGCAATAACGAGTTTGATGGCGTGTTAACACAATTAAAATCTATTATCAATACACTACTGGAATTGTTTAG GAAAGGGAAGATTTTGAAAGAAGTTCTAAAGGTTCAAGTGACATTAATATTTGACTGTTTGGAGAGTACAGACCCTATCAAAACAGAATTAGCTAAGGCAGCATCAAACGTGACGTACTTAATTCTCTCG GCAAAAGACAAGGAAATAGCTGATTTGATACTAGACAAGATTGATAAAATGTTGAAGCAGCCGGATGTGAAGTGGGACGTGGACAAAACAGTAACAGTGCAATATTTGCTAGACGCTGTTATTACATCTTACAATGA GAGCGGGAAGAATGTAACAGATTCTCAGAATGGGAAGTTCTTGTCAATATTTGCCACGTGTTGTGAAGGTGAAAACATATCAGACAAACTAGTTGATCCAGAGGGAGAAAATAAGTGGACTGTGTTTTACTTGGTCTACACTTCAGCAGGAATCAATTATATATCTATA CACAGTCAGTCTAAAACATTGGTACGTTGCCTACCATTTATCAAGCACATTTTGAAATGGGCAAGGATTGCAATGGAGGAAGAGCATGATGGCATAAAGTCAGCGAGTTTTGGTTGCCTACATATTGTAGGCGTTTCTTTGTCACCGGAAATAGCCGTTATTACTCCGGAAGTTGTTGATTTGTTCTTGTCAATTGATAAACCGTCCGAGTTGATAA ATTTAATGCACGGTCTTTATGTATTCAATCAAGAACCAGTTCATAATAAATTGCAGTTAATTATTGACAATATGGACGATATGAGTCACAGTGAACGTGTCTCTCTGTGTGTTTTGCTTGGAGAGGTTGCAGGTAAAAGACCGCAG GTCTTTACAGAAGACCAAGTTGGCAAACTGATAGTATTTGCAATTGAGGATTCTCAATCGCAACCGATGTACTTCCATATATTCAATCAAATTGCTACACCATGCCCAAAGACGATGCACAAACAGTTTAGCAAGCTTCAGGACGACGCTGCATACAACAGCTCGATTTTTGTTTTCAGGATGATGATTATCGCCCGTATTGCATGTTATGATAAG ACACTTACTAGTGAAGCTGCAGAATTTGCATTGAAACACATAAAACTTACTGACGTGACTACAACACAACAAATTTTAAGCCAAGTGTTTCTTTTGGCTCGCAATGATCGTGAGGGTATGCTAAATTATAGAGACCGTTTCGAGAGTTTGGAGGAGAGGGCCTCGGATAAACCTGAATTGAAGgactatttcaaaaatattgttaacGCAATAGATGGCAAAAG TGTAGAGGGAGTATTTGAAGAAATGCAACAGATTCAAGATGACATATTTGACCTTGACAAGAAGGTTGGCGCTACCATGAACACCGTTGTTTCTCTTGGAGAACATGTGATTGAGCAGGGTAAAGATATTGATAAAGTAAGGTCAGATGCTGATAATTTGGAAGAGCGAGTAGACGTTGTCGAAGAAGATCTTGGAGAAACGAAAGTAAAAGTCGAAGAAATTGACAATAAG ACAATGACAAATGCCCCCAGATGGTCACGTGACCTTACCAAGCTGCTTAATCCGAAGACGGAAAATGACTGGCGTCTTTTGGCTAAACGACTGGGGTACAGCAATGATGACATTCGCGCATGGGCACAGCAGAATGATCCCTGCATGGCTTTACTGAGCGAATGGTACGCTACACACAAAACAAGCGAAGCAAATTTTGGGATATTGACTCATCTACAGGAAATGAACAGACTGGATGGTGCTGTAATTGTTGAAAATGCAATGAAAGCGACTG AAGATGTTGTGGAAGATGAAGAATTTGAATACCCTTCACCTCCCCCGATATTTCTCAGCTATCAGTGGGGAGTTCAAAATGAGGTGAAACTCTTGAAGCAACACCTAAACATGGCGGGGTATGAATGTTGGATGGATATTGGTCAGATGGGAGGCGGTGACAAACTATTCAACAAAATTGACAGTGGTATCAGAGCTGCTAAAGTTATCATTTGTTGCACGACGGAGAAATATGCACAGTCACCAAACTGCAACAGGGAG GTAAACCTGTCAGTAAACCTAGGAAAGCCAATTATACCATTACTGATGGAAAAGATGGCTTGGCCACCAAAAGGATCTATGGGACCGATCTTCAGCGAATATTTATTTATCCGGTTCCATCAGAG GAATGGTGAGGAAACAGATGACCAGAGGTACTGGCCGATTGCTAAATTCCAGGAACTGTTGATGCAAATGAACTTTTATGCAGTTCCTGATCCGAAACTGATCAAACCAG taTATTCGAATTGGTGGAATCCAATTGTAGAAGatatcaaaattgacaaaaaccAAAATGCCAGCGGTACTAAGAACACAACGAGCAACAAAGCAGACACG AATGAGCCAAACACTGATGTTTCGCCACTGATCTTCCTGTCCTACCAGTGGGGGAGACAACCACAGGTTAAAGCATTGTATGAACGATTGGTTTCCCTTGGTTACACCGTTTGGATGGACATCTTTCAGATGGGTGGGGGAGATTCTCTGTACGATAAAATAGATCGTGGAATGAGAGGATGTAAAGTTGTCGTGTCGTGTGTTACACCGAAGTACGCACTGTCAGCAAATTGTAGACGAGAAGTGAGCCTGGCTGATGCGTTGAAGAGACCGATTATACCTCTGTTACTAGAACAAATGACGTGGCCCCCAGACGGTCCAATGAGCATGATTTTCACTGAACTGCTTTACATCAATGTCTACCGCGACGCAGACATTCAGACAAAATGGAATGGACCAAAAGTCGAAGAATTGATCGGAAAATTGAAGATATATATACCAGATAAAATGGACGAAGGGCCTAAACAGCCAAAAGAGAACGGTACAGGTAAAAGTAATGAATCTGGAAAACCAGGATCTGACAGACCTAAAGCATTATCCGCGACTGCGAaagcaaaagaaaatgaaacaagtaaacCAAAATCTGAAGCGAATTCAACTAGCAATCAGAGCAACAAAATAGCAGAAGACGTTAAAGGTCATCAGAGCAAAGAGAAAGAAGAAAGTAAGCAATCAGAAAAATCAGGATCAGGTAAACCAGATGCATTAACCGGCACTGAAAAAGCAAAAGAACAGGAGACAGCTAAACCGAAAGCTGAAAAATCTGCCACTCAGTCTGAAAATGTCGAAAGTACTAAAACTGACAATAAACAAAAGGAGGAACCTAAGGAAACGGAAACCAAGAAAACGTCAAAATCATGTGTTTTACTGTAG